The Coffea arabica cultivar ET-39 chromosome 1e, Coffea Arabica ET-39 HiFi, whole genome shotgun sequence genome has a window encoding:
- the LOC113697586 gene encoding 3,7-dimethylxanthine N-methyltransferase 1-like translates to MELQEVLHMNGGEGDTSYAKNSSYNLFLIRVKPILEQCIQELLRANLPNINKCIKVADLGCASGPNTLLTVRDIVQSIDKVGQEKKNELERPTIQIFLNDLFQNDFNSVFKSLPSFYRKLEKENGRKIGSCLIGAMPGSFYGRLFPEESMHFLHSCYCLHWLSQVPSGLVTELGISANKGCIYSSKASRPPVQKAYLDQFTKDFTTFLRIHSEELISRGRMLLTFICKEDEFGNPNSMDLLEMSINDLVIEGHLEEEKLDSFNVPVYAASAEEVKRIVEEEGSFEILYLETFKAPYDAGFSIDDDYQGRSHSPVSCDEHARAAHVASVVRSVYEPILAGHFGEAILPDLSHRIEKNAAKVLRSGKGFYDSLIISLAKKPEKSDM, encoded by the exons GAACTCATCCTACAAT CTGTTTCTCATCAGGGTGAAACCTATCCTTGAACAATGCATACAAGAATTGTTGCGGGCCAACTTGCCCAACATCAACAAGTGCATTAAAGTTGCGGATTTGGGATGCGCTTCTGGACCAAACACACTTTTAACAGTTCGGGACATTGTACAAAGTATTGACAAAGTTGGCcaggaaaagaagaatgaattAGAACGTCCCACCATTCAGATTTTTCTGAATGATCTTTTCCAAAATGATTTCAATTCGGTTTTCAAGTCGCTGCCAAGCTTCTACCGCAAACTCGAGAAAGAAAATGGACGCAAAATAGGATCATGCCTGATAGGCGCAATGCCTGGCTCTTTCTACGGCAGACTCTTCCCCGAGGAGTCCATGCATTTTTTACACTCTTGTTACTGTTTGCATTGGTTATCTCAG GTTCCCAGCGGTTTGGTGACTGAATTGGGGATCAGTGCGAACAAAGGGTGCATTTACTCTTCCAAAGCAAGTCGTCCGCCCGTCCAGAAGGCATATTTGGATCAATTTACGAAAGATTTTACCACATTTCTTAGGATTCATTCGGAAGAGTTGATTTCACGTGGCCGAATGCTCCTTACTTTCATTTGCAAAGAAGATGAATTCGGCAACCCGAATTCCATGGACTTACTTGAGATGTCAATAAACGACTTGGTTATTGAG GGGCATCTggaggaagaaaaattggacagtTTCAATGTTCCAGTCTATGCAGCTTCAGCAGAAGAAGTAAAGCGCATAGTTGAGGAGGAAGgttcttttgaaattttatacCTGGAGACTTTTAAGGCCCCTTATGATGCTGGCTTCTCTATTGATGATGATTACCAAGGAAGATCCCATTCCCCAGTATCCTGCGATGAACATGCTAGAGCAGCGCATGTGGCATCTGTCGTTAGATCAGTTTACGAACCCATCCTCGCAGGTCATTTTGGAGAAGCTATTTTACCTGACTTATCCCACAGGATTGAGAAGAATGCAGCAAAGGTTCTCCGCTCGGGCAAAGGCTTCTATGATAGTCTTATCATTTCTCTCGCCAAAAAGCCAGAGAAGTCAGACATGTAA
- the LOC113697595 gene encoding 3,7-dimethylxanthine N-methyltransferase 1, whose amino-acid sequence MELQEVLHMNGGEGDTSYAKNSFYNLFLIRVKPILEQCIQELLRANLPNINKCIKVADLGCASGPNTLLTVRDIVQSIDKVGQEKKNELERPTIQIFLNDLFQNDFNSVFKSLPSFYRKLEKENGRKIGSCLIGAMPGSFYGRLFPEESMHFLHSCYCLHWLSQVPSGLVTELGISANKGCIYSSKASRPPIQKAYLDQFTKDFTTFLRIHSEELISRGRMLLTWICKEDEFENPNSIDLLEMSINDLVIEGHLEEEKLDSFNVPIYAPSTEEVKCIVEEEGSFEILYLETFKVPYDAGFSIDDDYQGRSHSPVSCDEHARAAHVASVVRSIFEPIVASHFGEAIMPDLSHRIAKNAAKVLRSGKGFYDSLIISLAKKPEKSDM is encoded by the exons ATGGAGCTCCAAGAAGTCCTGCATATGAATGGAGGCGAAGGCGATACAAGCTACGCCAAGAACTCATTCTACAAT CTGTTTCTCATCAGGGTGAAACCTATCCTTGAACAATGCATACAAGAATTGTTGCGGGCCAACTTGCCCAACATCAACAAGTGCATTAAAGTTGCGGATTTGGGATGCGCTTCTGGACCAAACACACTTTTAACAGTTCGGGACATTGTACAAAGTATTGACAAAGTTGGCcaggaaaagaagaatgaattAGAACGTCCCACCATTCAGATTTTTCTGAATGATCTTTTCCAAAATGATTTCAATTCGGTTTTCAAGTCGCTGCCAAGCTTCTACCGCAAACTTGAGAAAGAAAATGGACGCAAAATAGGATCATGCCTGATAGGCGCAATGCCTGGCTCTTTCTACGGCAGACTCTTCCCCGAGGAGTCCATGCATTTTTTACACTCTTGTTACTGTTTGCATTGGTTATCTCAG GTTCCCAGCGGTTTGGTGACTGAATTGGGGATCAGTGCGAACAAAGGGTGCATTTACTCTTCCAAAGCAAGTCGTCCGCCCATCCAGAAGGCATATTTGGATCAATTTACGAAAGATTTTACCACATTTCTTAGGATTCATTCGGAAGAGTTGATTTCACGTGGCCGAATGCTCCTTACTTGGATTTGCAAAGAAGATGAATTCGAGAACCCGAATTCCATAGACTTACTTGAGATGTCAATAAACGACTTGGTTATTGAG GGACATCTggaggaagaaaaattggacagtTTCAATGTTCCAATCTATGCACCTTCAACAGAAGAAGTAAAGTGCATAGTTGAGGAGGAAGgttcttttgaaattttatacCTGGAGACTTTTAAGGTCCCTTATGATGCTGGCTTCTCTATTGATGATGATTACCAAGGAAGATCCCATTCCCCAGTATCCTGCGATGAACATGCTAGAGCAGCGCATGTGGCATCTGTCGTTAGATCAATTTTCGAACCCATCGTCGCAAGTCATTTTGGAGAAGCTATCATGCCTGACTTATCCCACAGGATTGCGAAGAATGCAGCAAAGGTTCTTCGCTCCGGCAAAGGCTTCTATGATAGTCTTATCATTTCTCTCGCCAAAAAGCCAGAGAAGTCAGACATGTAA